The Plasmodium knowlesi strain H genome assembly, chromosome: 14 genome has a segment encoding these proteins:
- a CDS encoding helicase, putative produces MNPYTIKRTYECLYTHQKIQKNKKWQEGYCEVIASYGGIKMNLLNQSRTCIESSLSCEASFNNLQEEIELPKHLIQFVDVTNYAEDVIKCETSKKRRTLCTSQDEGSIHANKNKKITTHSGVNNSRECMGSETPGVGMQYDATTFNDFKTDRYIRVNRKFEMPRRIKRKVEVERHEDPHGEATQYLEDDHSGDESSEGEFPNIVKKKKTLDRTAPCQLPHNSDNDERITVSYTNIRTFNNNKKNVKWYDGFIVKKNDLLELYNNSGGRLYIRSTDESIQQEEYIQFGSYIVCNDFRIHSSGNPPESVETNPGKNNGMSKKVDARHGEGIPAQLHQVSRRKGDSEGDTNVDEEEVDLCSDDNSRVNSTVAAKRRVNEQPDAKAVSLLNKYVRGEELPACPSEENPGLMDISSSKKKKLRRDDRGGESDSPGDASSEEHRMYHQRCDKYRKDYKPNERQRRDKIGFPLYKESGGRSAAYLCSSCRQEVKTYKEIINIARVVSQNNFSWVNPHRNIIRLNLGIKLLSMRMPGELHALLPPGGEDSGHDRDGDPGIVRRPPCWSCTNGENRTYWNCINDGNRPCWNYINDGKQLCWTDMKNEERHFSNDLKNEERHFSNDMKNEEQHFSNDMKNEKRPLCNDRNGDMQPYGSDKSSERERPCGSDRVHGEKQPCGSDRVHGEKQPCESDRVHDEKQLCGSDRVHGEKQLCGSDRVQGEKQPCESDRRDSEKHPCGSSTEANSNEEEPGEEGTSETEWDTKKGEKNVEMVREICHDINPPSCPEMIPEEKCSEELPKLESTIERTHLNPYKIESLKNFASTNSGFDASQIDQVRRQNLFLPIYVSILKEKEELKKKLQKIKFKNIPNFFLNKLEYIHSFMNATLLQIHYQIQCKLLCLHGYLIPLLCEMRGDYLRGGSIMAYRRMLHSVGQMTGQFIHSRSDEDLPSDSRDVQTNHPNEEGNKRRKYSHGEDDYTLFIQNVEVLCSTEEETRYMFHDNEQENFNLNSFDGETDMQGKRFFIRRTQKEVLLVNKKKKNKLTMEEDINKYVYMNHLIVMSRDISPELNMSYPPYPPFTSSSRMKDSDLLLFVTKWNNFKKNYLEIYPVNLETLSYMNQTFQDEEYVKSKEFLYFLKEYKVKVFRSCLFLVNLGNHIDNLKYLFFFHQNLKKEIVPPPSTLFPPPYVDKEDTLLHLDGFFRQIGIKTSAWGSSCEPIDLYNVGGDYMDDLLNRVRKDEQLNERQSWVIECMLAWFRCRMEKKENEIETEENFEEWEKCETEDTFDPSETMSSTDERSEDELSTSTYNGICTTTHRGDSILVNGIFGSGKSTLICKAILYLDKVLTQEERGKKRRKAEKCQKRNQERNEDMSLECSQSGGSEEKSSDKTSDLPMQVNHRRISQEKKKKILLMCNTNLAVDNILLKLKFHFDFHDYARIGNIFEINFFLITNFISINSNDQKKTLEVKNYVQSLARSTNLPPTKNQPTTDCPPTDCPPTDCPPTDCPPTDYPPTDHPPTDHPPTDHPPTNGPTTASSSPSRSGTLPPTPETKLHKIKDMDKLADALMKKNNFVFRNKFKNKRVIAGTCKSLQIYEKLSSIKESIDYLIVDECTQIDEMTLFHFFLKFGIRKFLLIGDVKQLGVVLKGPSDLRRSMFSRLVENELFIAHHLKETDMLAKDEATGTAGVDDEIMDRIVNRVRSMREAEYSALKSYLYDNMFALHGGGGHTYEGDQVNVENLPSQPPQGVEDKAIERVPPRTGMNHLILMNEQFRCHPEISAICSHLFYNGLIKNAKCTETIPLIYKPYGSHVNFILLKKAPSEVTFRSSFTSAAEARVILTLCENMLASSINPEQIGIISLFRNQTFYIKNKMKESPYYERLRNVKVSTVDSFQGIEKDIILFSCVLGEVSGINRVGRFRQNQSTPWRDDYFQAFCNNSNRINVALSRAKSQLIIVAQSSFVEGNHLWSYIKSHSKVYHCE; encoded by the coding sequence ATGAATCCCTACACCATCAAGCGGACATACGAGTGCCTGTACACGCACcagaaaatacaaaagaacaaaaaatggcaagAGGGGTACTGCGAAGTAATCGCCAGTTATGGAGGCATCAAAATGAATCTCCTGAACCAAAGTAGAACATGCATCGAGAGTTCACTGAGCTGTGAGGCATCCTTCAATAACCTCCAGGAGGAAATAGAACTTCCAAAGCACCTGATCCAGTTCGTGGACGTAACGAACTACGCGGAGGATGTCATTAAGTGTGAGACcagcaaaaaaaggagaactcTATGCACTTCACAAGATGAAGGATCGATACacgcaaataaaaataaaaaaataacaacacaCTCAGGGGTAAACAATTCAAGAGAATGCATGGGGTCCGAGACACCCGGAGTTGGCATGCAATACGATGCAACTACATTCAACGATTTCAAGACAGATAGGTATATCCGTGTGAATAGAAAGTTTGAAATGCCAAGGCGGATTAAGAGAAAAGTAGAGGTAGAGAGGCACGAAGATCCACATGGTGAAGCGACACAATATTTGGAGGACGACCATTCTGGGGATGAGTCCTCAGAAGGAGAATTCCCAaacattgtaaaaaaaaaaaaaacacttgaTAGAACCGCACCATGTCAGCTACCCCACAACAGTGACAACGACGAAAGAATCACCGTATCCTATACAAACATACGAACCTTtaataacaataaaaaaaatgtgaaatggTATGATGGGTTCATCGTCAAAAAGAACGATCTGTTAGAGCTCTACAATAACTCAGGGGGGAGATTGTACATTCGTAGTACGGATGAAAGTATACAGCAGGAGGAGTATATTCAGTTCGGTAGTTACATCGTGTGCAATGATTTCCGCATCCATTCTTCGGGGAATCCACCGGAGAGTGTTGAAACCAATCccggaaaaaataatggcaTGTCGAAAAAGGTCGACGCCAGACATGGGGAGGGGATACCTGCGCAGTTACATCAGGTATCTCGCAGGAAGGGCGACTCGGAGGGAGATACCAACGTtgatgaagaggaggtgGATCTCTGTTCGGATGATAACTCTCGTGTTAACTCCACCGTGGCCGCAAAGCGACGGGTGAATGAGCAACCTGACGCAAAGGCAGTGAGTCTGTTAAACAAATACGTAAGAGGGGAGGAGTTACCTGCGTGTCCTTCTGAGGAGAATCCCGGTCTCATGGATATTTCATCaagtaagaagaaaaaacttcGGAGGGATGACCGAGGCGGAGAGAGCGACTCACCCGGGGATGCATCTTCCGAGGAGCACCGCATGTACCACCAACGGTGTGATAAGTACCGAAAGGATTATAAACCGAATGAGCGCCAAAGGCGGGATAAGATTGGGTTTCCCCTTTATAAAGAATCTGGGGGGCGTAGTGCCGCGTACCTCTGCTCCTCTTGCAGGCAGGAAGTAAAGACATACAAGGAGATTATCAATATAGCGAGAGTGGTTAGTCAGAACAACTTTTCGTGGGTGAACCCACACCGAAATATTATAAGACTTAATCTGGGAATAAAGTTGCTCAGTATGCGCATGCCGGGCGAGCTCCATGCGCTACTTCCTCCGGGCGGTGAAGACAGCGGGCATGACAGAGACGGTGACCCGGGCATCGTGAGGAGGCCACCCTGTTGGAGTTGCACAAACGGTGAAAATCGAACTTATTGGAACTGCATAAATGATGGGAATAGACCCTGTTGGAACTACATAAATGATGGGAAGCAACTTTGCTGGACGGACATGAAGAATGAGGAGCGACATTTTTCGAACGACTTGAAGAATGAGGAGCGACATTTTTCGAACGACATGAAGAATGAGGAGCAACATTTTTCGAATGACATGAAGAATGAGAAACGACCTTTGTGCAACGACAGAAACGGTGACATGCAACCCTATGGAAGTGACAAGAGCAGCGAGAGGGAGAGACCCTGCGGAAGTGACAGGGTACACGGTGAGAAGCAACCCTGCGGAAGTGACAGGGTACACGGTGAGAAGCAACCCTGCGAAAGTGACAGGGTACACGATGAGAAGCAACTCTGCGGAAGTGACAGGGTACACGGTGAGAAGCAACTCTGCGGAAGTGACAGGGTACAGGGTGAGAAGCAACCCTGCGAAAGTGACAGGAGAGACAGTGAGAAGCACCCCTGCGGGAGCTCCACGGAAGCAAACTCGAATGAGGAAGAAccaggggaggaaggaacatCAGAGACGGAGTGGGACACAAAGAAAGGTGAGAAGAACGTTGAGATGGTTCGAGAAATTTGCCACGACATTAACCCCCCAAGTTGCCCCGAGATGATCCCCGAGGAAAAGTGCTCGGAGGAGCTACCCAAGTTAGAGTCCACCATAGAACGGACACACCTGAACCCGTACAAAATAGAAAGCCTAAAAAACTTTGCATCTACAAATAGCGGGTTCGATGCATCCCAGATTGATCAAGTCCGGAGACAGAACTTATTTCTACCCATTTATGTTAGCatcttaaaagaaaaggaagagctgaaaaaaaaattacaaaaaataaagttcaAAAATATCccgaatttttttctgaacaagTTAGAATACATTCATTCCTTTATGAATGCCACTCTACTTCAAATTCACTATCAAATACAATGTAAGCTACTCTGTCTCCATGGTTACTTGATACCCTTGTTATGTGAGATGAGAGGGGATTACCTTAGGGGAGGTAGCATCATGGCCTACAGAAGAATGTTACACAGCGTAGGACAGATGACGGGACAATTTATTCATTCCCGAAGTGATGAGGATCTCCCTAGTGATAGTCGTGATGTTCAAACTAATCATCCGAATGAGGAAGGcaacaaaaggaggaagtataGCCATGGGGAGGATGATTACACTTTGTTCATTCAAAACGTAGAAGTGTTATGTAGCACGGAGGAAGAAACGAGGTATATGTTTCATGATAATGAACAAGAAAACTTTAATTTAAATTCGTTTGATGGCGAAACGGATATGCAAGGGAAGAGATTCTTCATCAGAAGAACGCAAAAAGAAGTACTACtagtaaataaaaagaaaaaaaacaaattgacaatggaggaagacataaataaatatgtcTACATGAATCATCTAATCGTTATGAGCAGAGACATTTCTCCGGAATTGAACATGTCGTACCCTCCCTACCCACCCTTTACATCCTCCTCCCGTATGAAAGACAGTGatttacttctttttgttaCCAAGTGGAATAACTTCAAGAAAAACTATCTAGAGATATACCCCGTAAACCTTGAAACTCTTTCATACATGAATCAGACCTTCCAGGACGAGGAATATGTCAAATCAAAGGaattcctttacttcctcaaGGAGTACAAAGTCAAGGTTTTTCGTTCTTGTCTCTTCTTAGTAAATTTAGGCAATCATATTGATAATTTGaagtatctttttttttttcatcaaaatttgaaaaaagaaatagttCCTCCTCCCAGTACACTATTCCCCCCTCCTTACGTGGACAAAGAAGATACACTACTACATCTTGATGGCTTCTTCCGGCAGATTGGCATCAAGACCTCGGCATGGGGATCGTCTTGTGAGCCCATCGACTTGTACAATGTGGGAGGAGATTACATGGATGATCTCCTTAACAGGGTGAGAAAGGACGAACAACTGAACGAAAGGCAGAGCTGGGTCATCGAGTGCATGTTGGCATGGTTCAGATGTAgaatggagaagaaggaaaatgaaatagaaaCGGAGGAGAATTTCGAAGAGTGGGAGAAGTGTGAAACAGAGGACACATTTGATCCGAGCGAGACCATGTCTTCGACTGACGAAAGAAGCGAAGACGAGCTTTCTACATCTACTTACAACGGGATCTGTACTACCACTCACCGAGGAGATAGCATCCTCGTCAATGGTATATTCGGGTCGGGCAAAAGTACCCTCATTTGTAAAGCCATACTATACCTAGACAAGGTGCTAACGCAGGAAGAGCGCgggaaaaagaggaggaaagccGAAAAATGTCAGAAGCGAAACCAGGAGAGGAACGAGGACATGAGTCTGGAATGCAGCCAAAGTGGTGGAAGCGAAGAGAAAAGTTCAGACAAGACGAGCGATCTACCCATGCAAGTAAACCATCGAAGAATCAGccaagagaagaagaagaagatactCCTCATGTGTAACACAAATCTAGCCGTAGACAATATCCTTCTGAAGTTAAAATTTCATTTCGATTTTCACGATTACGCCAGaataggaaatatttttgaaattaatttttttttaataacaaATTTTATTAGTATAAATTCGAATGACCAGAAGAAGACCCTCGAGGTGAAGAACTACGTCCAGAGCCTTGCCCGCTCAACCAACCTACCACCAACAAAGAACCAACCTACCACCGACTGCCCTCCTACCGACTGCCCTCCTACCGACTGCCCTCCTACCGACTGCCCTCCTACCGACTATCCTCCTACCGACCATCCTCCTACCGACCATCCTCCTACCGACCATCCTCCTACCAACGGTCCTACCACTGCCAGTAGTTCTCCCTCCCGTAGTGGCACCTTACCCCCAACGCCTGAAACGAAGCTacataaaataaaggatATGGATAAGCTTGCCGACGcgttgatgaaaaaaaataacttcgTCTTCCGAAACAAATTCAAGAATAAGAGAGTTATAGCAGGTACATGTAAGAGTCTACAAATATATGAGAAGCTGAGTTCAATAAAGGAAAGCATTGATTACCTAATCGTTGATGAGTGCACACAGATAGATGAAATGAcactctttcattttttcttaaaatttgGAATCCGTAAATTTCTCCTCATTGGAGATGTGAAGCAGTTGGGGGTTGTACTAAAAGGCCCTAGCGATTTGAGAAGAAGCATGTTTTCGCGTCTGGTGGAGAATGAGTTGTTCATAGCGCACCACCTGAAGGAAACAGACATGTTAGCCAAGGACGAAGCTACAGGGACTGCAGGTGTGGACGATGAAATCATGGACCGCATCGTGAACCGAGTTAGGAGCATGCGCGAGGCAGAGTACTCCGCCTTGAAAAGTTATCTGTACGATAACATGTTCGCTCTCCATGGGGGAGGTGGCCATACATATGAAGGTGATCAGGTAAATGTGGAAAACCTTCCGTCACAACCACCCCAAGGTGTAGAAGACAAGGCTATTGAAAGAGTACCACCTCGTACAGGCATGAACCACCTCATACTCATGAATGAGCAGTTCAGATGTCATCCCGAGATCAGCGCCATATGCAGTCACCTCTTCTACAATGGTCTAATCAAAAATGCAAAGTGCACAGAGACCATCCCACTCATTTATAAACCTTACGGATCGCAcgtcaattttattttattgaaAAAGGCACCCAGCGAAGTAACCTTTCGCTCGTCCTTCACCAGCGCAGCAGAGGCCAGAGTTATTTTGACACTCTGTGAAAACATGCTAGCATCTTCCATCAACCCAGAACAGATAGGAATAATTTCCTTGTTCAGAAACCAAACCTtctatattaaaaataaaatgaaggaatcTCCTTATTATGAGCGTCTACGAAATGTGAAGGTAAGTACTGTGGATTCCTTTCAGGGTATTGAGAAAGACattatccttttttcctgtgtTTTGGGAGAGGTGAGCGGAATAAATAGAGTTGGAAGATTCCGTCAGAACCAATCAACTCCTTGGCGAGATGACTACTTCCAAGCCTTCTGCAACAACAGCAACAGAATAAACGTGGCGCTGAGCAGAGCCAAGAGCCAATTGATAATTGTGGCCCAGAGTAGTTTCGTCGAAGGAAATCATCTGTGGAGTTACATCAAATCACATTCCAAGGTTTACCACTGCGAGTGA
- a CDS encoding microgamete surface protein MiGS, putative: MALIIPLLFTLATLLLHTQNVTVCSADHFGEAIRRKAFKVQRSVRGDPGVNSAITSKRVNGASTTSKGNSLLEAKKREQDYFTLKINEQNFRWSLPLLMGSKKTPLELGIVTSTPITALYCSYNAKPNEEMNNIKYEVNASEGVKYISCKSRYCTAIGQGNTCAPIEHFFKMIHDFGLRKKNCTNRFCTYINDINFLNVNTKLDKRNMSVCSFSSNLGSEQVEGFYFRDSFYLYDTVKFDYKHFGCVTQSGVLTFNNVISGFIGLAYNRADAIANKKESSSILHTLVQKSVSKKNIFGLCFVEGGGFATFGGINNEALRKVLPVSKLQMGFQHLGGEDPQATSHEIVWLAYSDTSKSTYSLLLKEVNMVSTSNRVENAIGRVAVIDSYNYFLSFPAEITAKLKTAIYNSCVGNDNKCSNIINKGVFTLKNGGVDDFPTVELVFDDGKVLIHPKDYLIHEGDGVYRVLINSEETLKLGIPFFLNKYLTFDNENGKIGVGPSDCTFEMKGVSPGVDLSATEADSNDDPEDKDFTIEDFFQENKLMILALTSLSVVGAIVGGVFFFG, encoded by the exons ATGGCGCTAATTATCCCGCTGCTGTTCACCCTGGCGACACTCCTCTTGCACACACAAAATGTAACAGTTTGTTCTGCGGATCATTTTGGCGAAGCGATCCGAAGGAAGGCTTTCAAGGTTCAACGCAGTGTAAGAGGTGACCCCGGGGTGAACTCTGCCATTACGTCCAAACGGGTGAACGGCGCTAGTACGACGAGCAAGGGGAACTCCCTCCtagaagcgaaaaaaagggagcagGACTACTTCACCTTAAAgataaatgaacaaaatttcaGGTGGAGTTTGCCCCTCTTGATGGGGTCGAAGAAGACACCACTTGAGTTGGGAATCGTCACGTCCACCCCGATAACTGCCCTTTACTGTTCCTATAATGCGaaaccaaatgaagaaatgaataatataaaatatgaaGTGAACGCATCGGAAggtgtaaaatatataagttGCAAAAGTAGGTACTGCACTGCTATAGGACAAGGAAATACTTGCGCTCCAATAGAACATTTTTTCAAGATGATCCATGATTTTGggttgagaaaaaaaaattgcaccaaTCGATTTTGTACCTACATAAAtgatataaattttttaaatgtgaatacCAAGTTAGACAAGAGGAACATGTCCGTGTGTTCCTTTAGTTCAAATCTTGGTTCCGAACAAGTAGAGGGATTTTATTTTAGAGATTCCTTTTACCTGTACGACACGGTTAAATTCGACTACAAACACTTTGGCTGTGTAACACAGAGTGGCGTACTAACCTTCAATAATGTTATTTCTGGTTTTATCGGATTAGCATATAACCGTGCAGATGCTATTGCTAACAAGAAAGAATCCTCTTCTATCTTGCATACCCTGGTACAGAAGTCGGTGTCTAAAAAGAACATCTTTGGATTATGCTTTGTTGAAGGAGGGGGTTTTGCAACCTTCGGTGGAATTAACAATGAAGCATTAAGGAAGGTTCTCCCTGTGTCCAAGTTACAGATGGGTTTTCAACACCTGGGGGGAGAAGACCCGCAAGCCACCTCCCACGAAATTGTGTGGCTCGCATATTCAGACACGTCCAAAAGCACCTATAGTCTTCTCTTGAAAGAAGTCAACATGGTGTCGACCTCAAATAGGGTGGAAAATGCGATCGGCAGAGTAGCTGTCATCGATTCAT aTAATTACTTCCTATCCTTTCCAGCTGAAATCACCGCCAAGTTGAAGACCGCCATCTACAACTCCTGCGTTGGAAATGACAATAAGTGTTCCAACATCATTAATAAGGGTGTATTCACACTGAAAAACGGAGGGGTGGATGATTTCCCTACGGTGGAGCTCGTCTTCGA TGATGGGAAGGTGCTGATCCATCCTAAGGACTACCTAATCCACGAAGG CGACGGAGTTTATAGAGTTTTGATAAATTCAGAGGAAACCCTCAAATTGGggattccctttttcctaaaCAAGTATCTGACCTTCGACAAtgagaatggaaaaatag gAGTAGGCCCATCTGACTGCACCTTCGAAATGAAGGGGGTTTCTCCCGGAGTCGACCTGAGCGCTACGGAGGCGGACTCGAATGATGACCCTGAGGATAAG GACTTCACGATCGAAGACTTCTTTCAGGAGAACAAGTTGATGATTCTGGCGCTCACTTCTTTAAGCGTTGTGGGGGCCATTGTCGGgggcgtttttttcttcggtTGA
- a CDS encoding DNA polymerase epsilon subunit B, putative, giving the protein MEDLARERLIESARSHHDIKNINLYLANIEENIIRIKNEGESIIDEVFLAFNGSISHISLYAYLYDHKINVNLDCLQLIYEQSYIEEEKLIAEGNREQESVVDIAKFDSDLIHYLVKECRNNYEESTSITTKEIEEIIANHKHRIFEESIAVYKEKYGDAIKVFNCFIDFSHFFYDEKKMKFIKKKKRDFVDNYNNYIDANTDVEFYELKYHLLTKKAKGHASVLFWSDALNEIHIKNKTIITSVDAIKLTNTGHQHVIGILGLNRDGDMVIQGIRNEIKLFLNRECVINHGLYCIGHVILVQGRMRLSNKTFYAAEIMHPPRNFEEERNEEDMFYDFENEKEKKQVEEYEIIVSKNDKKKNWIIMHDVYLDNPYTFEILDKMFSLYVNTYPENNLPIGFIFMGDLISLKFDYNNNFHNVYIKGFEKLSVMLISKFKLILEHCYLIFIPGKNDPCACKNSIPQMPILPYYVRKFQQNIESFFSSKKKIIFATNPCRIRHFNKKMIFFRQDILNDLIWSSTINACNNEKNNMQNILLSTIVGQSHIYPIPHDNRILKRYSPFLFLYPLPNFICISDNTCSSFISYASDDTNDSIISNSDMSFTRKKTFTVYNALQHEAKRYVVPL; this is encoded by the exons ATGGAGGACTTGGCAAGAGAGCGTCTCATTGAGAGCGCCAGGAGCCACCACGATATAAAGAACATCAATCTATATCTAGCAAACATAGAGGAAAACATAATAAggattaaaaatgaaggagagaGTATCATTGACGAGGTATTCCTTGCCTTCAACGGGTCTATCAGTCACATTTCTCTCTACGCCTATCTCTACGACCACAAGATAAACGTGAATTTAGATTGCCTCCAGTTAATATATGAGCAGAGCTacatagaggaagaaaaactcATCGCAGAGGGAAACAGAGAACAGGAAAGTGTGGTAGATATAGCTAAATTTGATTCAGACCTCATTCATTACCTGGTAAAGGAGTGCAGAAATAATTACGAAGAGTCAACGAGCATCACCACTAAAGAAATTGAAGAGATTATAGCAAATCATAAACATAGAATTTTCGAAGAATCTATAGCTGTGTATAAGGAGAAGTATGGAGATGCCATAAAAGTATTTAACTGTTTCATCGATTTTAGCCACTTCTTctatgatgagaaaaaaatgaaatttataaaaaaaaaaaaaagggattttGTAGATAATTACAACAACTACATAGATGCAAACACCGATGTGGAATTTTATGAACTAAAATATCATCTGCTAACGAAGAAAGCCAAAGGACATGCCTCCGTTCTGTTCTGGTCAGATGCTCTAAACGAAATACAcattaaaaacaaaacaattaTAACATCTGTAGATGCCATTAAGTTAACGAACACAGGACATCAACATGTGATAGGAATTTTGGGACTCAACCGGGACGGAGATATGGTCATCCAGGGTATACGTAATGAAATAAAGCTTTTCCTGAACCGGGAGTGCGTGATAAACCACGGGCTCTATTGCATCGGGCACGTGATCCTCGTACAGGGCCGCATGCGCCTCTCCAACAAGACGTTCTACGCCGCGGAGATCATGCACCCCCCCAG gaACTTCGAAGAGGAGCGGAACGAAGAAGACATGTTCTACGATTTcgaaaacgaaaaggagaaaaaacaagtgGAGGAGTACGAAATCATCGTAAGCAAAAacgataagaaaaaaaactggatCATCATGCACGACGTGTACCTAGACAATCCCTACACATTCGAAATCCTCGACAAGATGTTTTCCTTATACGTTAATACCTACCCAGAAAATAATCTTCCCATAGGTTTCATATTTATGGGTGACTTGATAAGTTTAAAATTTGATTACAACAATAATTTTCACAACGTATACATAAAGGGGTTTGAAAAACTGTCGGTCATGCTTATATCAAAATTCAAACTGATCTTGGAGCACTGTTACTTGATCTTCATTCCTGGAAAGAACGACCCATGTGCATGCAAAAATAGCATCCCTCAAATGCCGATATTACCATACTATGTTAGAAAATTTCAACAAAATATAGAAtcctttttctcatcaaagaagaagataatCTTCGCTACAAACCCATGTAGAATCCGTCAtttcaataaaaaaatgatattctTCAGACAAGATATTTTAAATGATTTAATATGGAGCTCAACCATTAATGCTTGCaacaatgagaaaaataatatgcaGAATATTCTCCTCTCTACGATTGTGGGGCAAAGTCATATTTATCCAATACCCCATGATAATAGAATTTTGAAGAGGTactctcctttccttttcctctatCCTCTTCCAAACTTTATCTGTATTTCAGACAATACCTGTAGCAGCTTCATTTCCTATGCATCTGACGATACTAATGATTCCATCATCTCAAATTCTGATATGTCTTTCACAAGGAAGAAGACCTTCACTGTTTACAACGCCTTGCAACACGAGGCCAAGCGTTACGTCGTTCCGCTTTGA